The following are encoded in a window of Telmatobacter sp. DSM 110680 genomic DNA:
- a CDS encoding glycosyltransferase: protein MIPKRIIQTGKVFPQSLRIKAMVSNLRLLNPDFEYVFFDDPAVETFIDTEFPQYRAVFDGFKFAIQRFDFFRYLVVYRFGGFYFDLDVLLAHSLSPLLEYESVFSFEGLTFSRYLRDRYNIDWEIGNYAFGAAAGHPFLLAVIENCIRAQADPDWAKPMLRDVPPLSKEEFFVLYTTGPGMVTRTLAEQAELGKTVKVLFPEDVCDLRSWNHFGEFGVHMMDATWRLNKGRLRRRLAGYLEIRRLRRLMEENRALGRTRKHNYLGNAEGKSESPRAGNSTIPLVSILIPAHNAENWIAETLRSAISQTWPNTEIIVVDDGSIDRTGEIARSFEEDGVRVFRQPNQGAAAARNTAYSLCHGDYIQWLDADDLLAPEKISKQMELVQGEDGKLTALSSEYGTFMYRTDRSQFNPSALWCCLTPVEWLIRKMGQNLYMQTATWLISRELSEAAGPWDSSLFCDDDGEYFCRVLMASDGVRFCPGARVYYRSFGFDSMSYVSNSPKKLEAHWRSMKLHIRYLRLMEDSDRVNTACLRYLRNWLICYYPEWSEIVKEVQQIAAELGEPLGTPTLSWKYSWMQKTFGWRVAKTAQRRLRRLRWLTEKRWERVLLALSRQPNLKDGWL, encoded by the coding sequence ATGATCCCTAAACGCATTATCCAAACCGGCAAAGTCTTTCCGCAATCGCTGAGAATTAAGGCGATGGTGAGCAACCTCCGTCTGCTTAATCCGGATTTTGAATACGTGTTTTTTGATGATCCTGCAGTCGAGACGTTCATCGATACAGAATTCCCGCAATACAGAGCTGTCTTTGATGGATTCAAGTTTGCAATCCAGCGGTTTGATTTTTTCCGTTACTTGGTGGTCTATCGATTTGGGGGGTTCTACTTTGATCTGGACGTTCTGCTCGCCCATAGTCTGTCTCCTCTCTTGGAATACGAGAGCGTCTTCTCATTTGAGGGCCTGACCTTTAGCCGTTACTTGCGCGACAGATACAACATTGATTGGGAAATTGGGAATTATGCCTTTGGAGCCGCGGCAGGTCATCCGTTCCTGCTGGCTGTCATTGAGAACTGCATAAGGGCTCAGGCGGATCCCGATTGGGCGAAGCCTATGTTGCGGGATGTGCCTCCGCTATCGAAGGAAGAGTTTTTCGTTCTCTATACCACTGGCCCGGGGATGGTTACCCGCACTCTTGCTGAACAAGCAGAATTAGGCAAGACCGTGAAGGTGTTATTTCCCGAAGACGTATGTGATCTAAGGAGTTGGAATCACTTCGGTGAATTTGGCGTACACATGATGGATGCTACGTGGCGGCTGAACAAGGGTCGCCTGCGCAGGCGGCTGGCGGGTTACCTTGAAATCCGTAGACTGCGCCGTCTGATGGAGGAAAACCGCGCACTAGGAAGGACGAGAAAGCACAACTATCTCGGAAATGCGGAGGGCAAATCCGAAAGCCCACGCGCAGGGAACTCCACGATTCCTCTGGTCTCGATTCTCATTCCAGCTCATAACGCAGAAAACTGGATTGCTGAGACCTTGCGTTCCGCAATTTCACAAACGTGGCCCAATACCGAGATTATTGTGGTTGACGATGGTTCGATAGACAGAACCGGCGAAATTGCACGTTCATTCGAGGAGGATGGTGTTCGTGTCTTTCGCCAACCCAATCAAGGCGCCGCGGCTGCGAGGAATACTGCATATTCGCTGTGCCACGGCGATTATATTCAGTGGCTCGATGCAGACGATTTGTTGGCGCCAGAGAAAATCTCAAAACAAATGGAGCTAGTCCAGGGCGAAGATGGAAAGCTGACTGCGCTTTCTTCTGAATATGGCACTTTCATGTACCGGACTGATCGATCGCAATTTAACCCCTCGGCACTGTGGTGCTGCTTGACACCTGTGGAGTGGCTTATCCGTAAGATGGGACAGAACCTCTATATGCAAACTGCCACGTGGCTGATTAGTCGCGAACTTTCGGAAGCCGCAGGGCCGTGGGACTCTAGTCTGTTTTGTGACGACGACGGCGAGTATTTCTGTCGCGTTTTAATGGCAAGTGATGGAGTCCGCTTTTGCCCAGGTGCCAGGGTCTACTATCGATCGTTTGGCTTCGATTCCATGAGCTATGTGAGCAACTCACCAAAAAAGCTTGAGGCCCATTGGCGTTCGATGAAGTTGCATATTCGCTACTTGCGGCTTATGGAAGATAGCGACCGTGTAAATACGGCGTGCCTTCGATATCTTCGAAACTGGCTTATCTGTTATTACCCTGAATGGTCTGAGATTGTAAAAGAGGTACAACAAATTGCTGCGGAATTGGGCGAGCCTCTAGGGACGCCGACTCTCTCATGGAAATACTCGTGGATGCAGAAGACCTTTGGATGGCGTGTGGCAAAAACTGCACAGCGTCGGCTCAGAAGGCTGCGGTGGCTGACAGAAAAGCGGTGGGAGAGAGTACTTCTTGCATTATCCAGACAACCCAACTTGAAGGATGGATGGCTGTAG
- a CDS encoding glycosyltransferase family 4 protein: MQTLQDKRGAEEAAVRGPVSEGHEKFPSNVPTRLTPLNVALLTGGQDRHYAVGLATALMEQDVHLEVIGSDEVDGPEFQGNPRVRFCNLHGSQTTASLARRVERIVFFYARLIHYAATAKPRIFHILWNNKLPVFDRTLLMLIYKLLGKKVLFTAHNVNAGRRDRKDSWLNRATLKFQYKLLDHLFVHTEKMKDELIGEFGVKAEKITIIPYGVNNAVPFTELTREEARRKLGLRNDEKTILFFGAIKQYKGLEYLVAAFQQIAAQGDYRLIIAGERKKGCEEYWRSIQQTIDQHPTRDKILQRIEFIPDIETETYFKAADVAVLPYTEIFQSGILFLSYSFGLPVIATDVGSFADDVIEGRNGFICRPRDPDDLATALRQYFGSELYENLNTRQQEIRDLVQTEHTWDPVGAITRNTYRQLLDSTGP; the protein is encoded by the coding sequence ATGCAGACTTTACAAGACAAAAGGGGAGCAGAAGAAGCTGCAGTTCGCGGGCCCGTGTCTGAAGGCCATGAGAAATTCCCATCGAATGTGCCGACGCGTCTGACACCGCTGAATGTTGCGCTGCTGACCGGCGGCCAGGACCGTCACTACGCGGTAGGTTTGGCAACTGCGTTGATGGAACAGGATGTACATCTCGAAGTGATCGGCAGCGATGAAGTAGACGGTCCCGAATTTCAAGGAAATCCACGTGTGCGGTTTTGTAATCTTCACGGCAGCCAGACAACGGCGAGCCTAGCTCGTAGGGTCGAGAGAATCGTTTTCTTTTATGCCCGGCTCATTCATTATGCAGCGACGGCGAAGCCAAGAATATTCCACATCCTCTGGAACAACAAACTGCCGGTGTTCGATAGAACGCTGCTGATGTTGATCTATAAGTTATTGGGAAAGAAAGTCCTGTTTACGGCCCATAATGTCAATGCCGGACGGCGCGATAGGAAAGACTCATGGCTGAACCGCGCCACTCTGAAATTCCAGTACAAGCTTTTGGATCATCTCTTCGTTCATACAGAGAAGATGAAGGACGAATTGATAGGCGAGTTCGGAGTCAAAGCCGAGAAGATTACCATCATTCCTTACGGTGTCAACAACGCCGTTCCTTTTACGGAGCTTACTCGAGAAGAGGCTCGGCGAAAACTCGGACTGAGAAATGACGAGAAGACGATCCTGTTTTTCGGAGCCATCAAGCAGTACAAAGGGCTCGAGTATCTAGTGGCCGCGTTTCAGCAGATTGCAGCGCAGGGAGATTACCGGCTGATCATTGCAGGCGAGCGCAAAAAGGGTTGCGAGGAATACTGGCGATCCATTCAGCAGACGATCGATCAGCACCCCACCAGGGACAAAATCCTGCAGAGGATCGAGTTTATTCCGGATATTGAGACGGAGACCTATTTCAAAGCTGCGGATGTCGCCGTTTTGCCGTATACCGAAATCTTCCAGAGCGGAATTCTGTTCCTGTCGTATTCATTTGGCCTGCCAGTGATCGCAACAGACGTCGGTTCCTTTGCGGATGATGTCATCGAGGGCAGAAACGGTTTCATTTGCAGACCCCGAGATCCAGATGATTTAGCAACGGCCCTTCGGCAATATTTTGGGTCTGAACTCTACGAGAACTTGAATACGCGTCAGCAGGAAATTCGCGATTTGGTCCAGACCGAGCACACTTGGGACCCTGTGGGGGCAATCACAAGAAACACTTACCGACAGCTACTTGACAGTACCGGCCCATAA
- a CDS encoding O-antigen ligase family protein has product MSAQVAIFLCCVGVGGLFYLNRDPSTRNSKALWIPITWILLAGSRSVTDWFGLGHPDGLAGTLEGSPVDAAVFAALEAAGIFVLISRKGKAKAYLLLILPLLAYSAYCLISASWSPFPVPAVKRWTKDVGDMAMVLVVLTDPRPVAAIRRVFSTVGFILLPFSIVLIRYTMLGRTWDADGALAIVGVTDNKNALGLIVYLVSLGTVWTVLSLMANKSVRNRNRKLLAQGVLLLCGLMILGTAHCSTAIACFILGGSVLLVTRLRAISHHPLRIHVLALALFACGGATLFGGRDEVASTLGRASTLTGRTDIWHALLPAVSNPIMGVGFDSFWTSPNATLFHQNLNLLHWYHAEYINEAHNGYLEVYLNLGWIGIVLMSTILIGGYLRANKAFRRDPIVGSLFLAFIISGAFYCITEVGFRTLSPMWIFLLLSYVGASGAQAGLFGAETKKSAVIPGARTGLRPSIFDWKPEKQVAKPAETTHAASN; this is encoded by the coding sequence ATGAGCGCGCAGGTAGCTATATTTCTTTGCTGTGTTGGAGTCGGGGGACTCTTTTATCTCAACCGCGATCCGTCGACACGCAATTCGAAAGCACTTTGGATTCCAATCACTTGGATCTTGCTAGCTGGGTCAAGATCTGTGACGGATTGGTTTGGACTTGGGCATCCTGATGGTCTTGCAGGAACTCTGGAAGGAAGTCCAGTTGATGCAGCCGTGTTTGCAGCTCTTGAGGCCGCGGGGATCTTCGTTCTTATAAGTCGCAAAGGCAAAGCGAAGGCCTATCTGCTTCTTATTCTTCCTTTGTTAGCTTATTCAGCGTACTGCCTTATCAGTGCATCCTGGTCCCCATTCCCAGTTCCTGCAGTTAAGCGCTGGACGAAGGATGTGGGAGATATGGCAATGGTGCTGGTTGTGCTTACAGATCCCAGACCGGTAGCGGCGATCCGACGGGTATTTTCAACAGTCGGCTTCATTCTTCTTCCGTTCTCGATCGTGTTGATCCGCTACACGATGTTAGGCCGTACCTGGGATGCTGACGGAGCTTTAGCCATCGTCGGCGTCACGGATAACAAGAATGCACTCGGACTCATCGTCTACCTTGTATCCCTTGGAACCGTGTGGACCGTCTTGAGCCTAATGGCGAACAAAAGCGTACGGAATAGGAACCGAAAGCTTCTCGCGCAGGGTGTGCTGCTATTGTGCGGATTGATGATTCTGGGAACTGCACATTGTTCAACTGCCATTGCGTGTTTCATCCTCGGTGGAAGTGTTCTACTCGTAACTCGACTGCGGGCGATCAGCCACCATCCCCTTCGGATACACGTGCTGGCCTTAGCCCTCTTTGCGTGCGGAGGAGCCACACTGTTTGGAGGAAGAGATGAGGTTGCGAGTACCCTCGGAAGGGCCTCTACCCTTACAGGTCGAACCGACATCTGGCATGCACTTCTCCCAGCAGTATCAAATCCAATAATGGGTGTTGGTTTCGACAGTTTCTGGACCAGCCCCAATGCCACGCTCTTCCATCAAAACCTCAACTTGCTGCACTGGTACCACGCCGAGTACATAAACGAGGCCCATAACGGGTACCTTGAGGTCTACTTGAATCTGGGATGGATAGGTATTGTTTTGATGTCCACGATTCTAATCGGCGGATATTTGCGCGCGAATAAGGCGTTTCGACGCGACCCAATCGTCGGCAGTCTCTTTTTGGCGTTCATTATCAGCGGAGCATTCTACTGCATAACCGAGGTTGGGTTCAGGACGCTCAGCCCGATGTGGATATTCCTGCTGCTCTCGTATGTAGGGGCTAGTGGAGCACAAGCGGGACTTTTCGGCGCGGAGACAAAGAAGAGCGCCGTGATTCCTGGCGCCCGAACGGGTCTTCGACCGAGCATCTTCGATTGGAAACCAGAGAAGCAAGTAGCGAAGCCGGCTGAAACAACTCATGCCGCGTCAAACTGA
- a CDS encoding class I SAM-dependent methyltransferase, translating into MKLNVKVENILRMLVQRYGSESAKRHLWNREFSSGKWNCLDNTGEESIGSYLEKYAKHGAILDLGCGTGATGIGLNTSSYSFYTGVDISDAAINKARTKAIEAGVADRREYCVADILTYVPKRQYNVICFGDSIYYIPFTKIVPMLSRYMPYLSETGVFAVRLFDSSGKLQHIINLIEGHYMVIEKHLSDQSHVCNIIFGKMRDDGS; encoded by the coding sequence ATGAAGTTAAATGTAAAAGTAGAAAATATCTTGAGGATGCTTGTGCAACGATACGGTTCTGAGAGTGCGAAACGGCATCTGTGGAATAGAGAGTTTTCATCCGGAAAATGGAATTGCCTCGATAACACGGGAGAAGAAAGTATTGGCAGCTACCTCGAGAAATACGCGAAACACGGTGCAATTCTTGACTTGGGTTGCGGCACGGGCGCGACGGGGATTGGATTGAACACCTCTTCCTATAGTTTTTATACTGGCGTTGATATCTCTGACGCTGCAATCAACAAGGCAAGGACAAAAGCTATTGAAGCGGGCGTTGCGGACCGGCGAGAATACTGCGTCGCCGACATCCTGACGTATGTTCCAAAACGCCAATATAACGTCATTTGTTTCGGAGACTCGATCTACTATATTCCGTTCACGAAAATCGTACCGATGCTCTCGCGATATATGCCTTATCTGAGCGAGACCGGTGTTTTTGCAGTTCGCTTGTTCGACTCGAGCGGCAAACTACAGCACATTATCAACCTCATCGAAGGGCACTACATGGTGATAGAAAAACACTTGAGCGACCAGAGCCACGTTTGCAACATTATTTTTGGAAAGATGAGGGATGACGGAAGCTAA
- a CDS encoding acyltransferase: MLDSAKNGSSRSVILEDVRDFTSGKVRVNSGPKELKSLDSPVSTSKRLSSLDGIRAISIALVIGRHLAAPRGWWKSAQFLIGDYGRLGVVVFFVVSGFLITSLLISEYELNGSVSLKLFYARRALRIFPASYSYLLVVTAMWFAGFIHLTKADFWCAVTYTMNYLPGRSWQVGHLWSLSVEEQFYLLWPVTFVLLKRRRSTWVAGSMILVAVVARAASRLFLKGTVFYELEMFPMVADSLAVGCVLALLRGWLEDQRWYLELFRPGWSICLLALALGLNRYLSYSAVDRTIGMCVINIVLAILIHRSVYRPGDLFGRALNWRPIVLIGVLSYSLYLWQQLFLDFNSVSWMTRFPQNILLTVATALTSYLVIEKPLLGLRRRLHA, encoded by the coding sequence TTGCTCGACTCGGCCAAAAATGGTAGTAGTCGCTCCGTGATACTCGAAGATGTGCGCGACTTCACATCGGGAAAAGTCCGCGTGAACTCGGGCCCCAAAGAGCTGAAATCGCTTGATTCGCCGGTTTCTACTTCGAAGCGTCTGTCGTCACTTGACGGGATTCGTGCGATCTCAATTGCTCTTGTGATTGGACGACACCTTGCCGCCCCGCGCGGATGGTGGAAGTCTGCTCAATTCTTGATTGGAGACTATGGTCGCCTCGGCGTGGTCGTATTCTTCGTAGTTTCCGGGTTTCTGATTACATCCTTGCTAATCTCAGAGTATGAGCTCAATGGCAGTGTTTCGCTCAAGCTGTTTTATGCTCGAAGAGCCCTGCGAATTTTTCCAGCGTCTTACAGTTATCTATTAGTTGTCACTGCCATGTGGTTTGCGGGCTTCATTCATCTGACAAAGGCAGATTTCTGGTGCGCCGTAACTTATACGATGAACTACTTGCCGGGCAGATCTTGGCAGGTCGGCCATTTATGGTCACTATCAGTTGAAGAACAGTTCTATCTACTCTGGCCTGTGACATTCGTGCTCCTGAAACGGCGAAGATCGACTTGGGTTGCAGGGAGCATGATCTTGGTGGCAGTTGTCGCCCGTGCCGCAAGTCGACTCTTTCTAAAGGGCACAGTATTCTACGAGCTTGAGATGTTTCCGATGGTGGCCGATAGCCTTGCTGTAGGTTGTGTGTTGGCACTGTTAAGAGGATGGCTAGAAGATCAACGATGGTATCTAGAGCTCTTTAGGCCCGGATGGTCAATTTGTCTGCTCGCCTTAGCTTTAGGTTTGAATCGCTATCTTAGCTACTCGGCCGTGGATCGGACGATCGGCATGTGCGTGATCAATATTGTTCTGGCGATCCTGATTCACCGATCTGTCTATCGCCCGGGCGACTTATTTGGACGAGCGTTGAACTGGAGACCGATAGTTCTAATCGGTGTGTTGTCCTATTCCCTTTATCTTTGGCAACAGCTCTTTCTCGATTTCAATTCTGTCTCATGGATGACGCGGTTTCCTCAGAATATTTTGCTCACGGTTGCGACGGCTCTCACATCTTATCTCGTTATTGAGAAACCGCTTTTGGGATTGAGACGAAGGTTACATGCATAG
- a CDS encoding glycosyltransferase, with translation MYTDNLVSIVTSVFNGERFLAQAVESVLRQSFRNFEFIIIDDGSTDSTGSILERYSQQDERIRVFRQENLGLIASLNRGCRLASGQYIARMDGDDVALAERLEKQVEFMKANPSIGLLGGAVEFISAQGQPLSISGNPTTDTEIRKALKYSSPFWHPTVMMRREAFELVGGYRMAFVQAEDYDMWLRIAENFKVANLSTVLVQYRLHPHQVSVLHRKKQIISSLAARASADERAKGNLDPFDAVEHITDDLLTSLGISESVQQKELIKNYVWTIRNMCNTGEYQTASALMLQLQRSQEANRLESRTDADLSLLAARIYLDEARVWKALASVVRALFLRPLIFGSLVLQVVGWTRKRNLTVARRNATS, from the coding sequence GTGTATACAGACAATCTTGTCTCTATTGTTACTAGCGTTTTTAACGGCGAGCGTTTTTTGGCGCAGGCAGTCGAGAGCGTCCTGCGTCAAAGTTTCCGTAACTTCGAGTTCATTATTATCGATGACGGCTCGACGGACTCAACGGGTTCAATTCTGGAGCGATATAGTCAACAGGACGAACGAATACGAGTCTTCAGGCAAGAGAATCTCGGTCTGATCGCGTCCTTAAACAGGGGATGCCGTCTAGCCTCGGGCCAATACATTGCTCGGATGGATGGCGATGACGTCGCTCTAGCAGAGCGGCTGGAAAAGCAAGTTGAGTTTATGAAAGCGAACCCTTCAATCGGCCTGCTTGGTGGAGCCGTGGAATTTATAAGTGCACAAGGTCAGCCGCTTTCGATATCCGGAAACCCAACAACAGACACGGAGATTCGAAAGGCTCTTAAGTACAGCTCTCCTTTCTGGCACCCGACGGTGATGATGCGGAGAGAAGCATTTGAACTTGTGGGAGGGTACAGAATGGCTTTTGTCCAGGCGGAGGATTATGACATGTGGCTGAGGATCGCCGAGAATTTCAAGGTGGCGAATCTTAGCACGGTATTGGTTCAATATAGGCTCCACCCTCATCAAGTATCGGTTCTTCACCGCAAAAAGCAAATTATCAGTTCGCTTGCTGCGAGAGCGTCAGCGGACGAGAGAGCAAAGGGAAATCTCGACCCTTTTGACGCGGTCGAACACATCACAGACGATTTGCTCACCAGTCTGGGAATTAGCGAATCAGTGCAACAAAAGGAGCTTATAAAAAATTACGTATGGACGATACGAAACATGTGCAATACGGGTGAATATCAAACTGCCTCGGCGCTTATGTTGCAGCTCCAGCGCAGCCAGGAGGCGAACAGGCTAGAATCGCGAACCGATGCGGATCTCTCCCTGTTGGCCGCGCGAATTTACCTAGACGAGGCGAGGGTTTGGAAAGCATTAGCAAGCGTCGTCCGAGCGCTATTTTTGCGTCCGCTGATATTCGGAAGTTTGGTTTTGCAAGTGGTGGGATGGACGCGAAAAAGAAACTTGACGGTTGCGAGACGGAACGCCACAAGTTGA
- a CDS encoding oligosaccharide flippase family protein: MKNYDKSGSTGRKLLMGSIFRIANLAGAVASSLFLMPLIVHHLGDRVYGFWSLAWTFIGYYGLLDFGLSSAVSQYLSIAIGRKDEAESQAVFNTALRLQSILGVVALAITVGLAAATPLLCHDPNDAAFFWKVIVVLGINAAISFPVRVYTGILESELRFDVQSGLDFLGLVLRTGLITWAVLSGGGLLALALASLVGAIPIVVLQVALARRESPWARISRTPFDRKRSKAFLSYSIYTFIATSADTLRYQLDPLVISAFIGLVAVTHYRIAGVFARYYVEALLALMRLFQPLLSRHHGAGDDEAVERVFYFATKVTLSVSVFICAVVIAYGKPFIALWMGVKYQDAYPAMVVLSIAVFLDVCQSPSVGLLYSTFNHKYYTYMNLAEGLLNLAFSIALVRPMGILGVATGTLAGALAIRVVVQPIVVCKSSHISYPVYVRFLAGNILRFGVLMGVSLLILASHSVSSYTWLVGLVSVTTSVYAAGCWIFGFSGSERGQVTKAISYRRQNRFTPITPAAAEE; this comes from the coding sequence ATGAAAAACTACGACAAAAGTGGATCGACAGGCCGCAAGCTTTTAATGGGGTCGATCTTTCGGATCGCGAACCTTGCCGGTGCAGTTGCTAGTTCGCTGTTCTTGATGCCGCTAATTGTGCATCACCTCGGCGACCGTGTTTATGGGTTTTGGTCTTTGGCGTGGACGTTTATTGGATATTATGGGCTGCTGGATTTTGGCCTTTCGAGTGCGGTTTCACAGTATCTGTCTATTGCGATCGGACGCAAAGACGAGGCTGAGAGTCAAGCGGTATTCAACACCGCACTCCGACTTCAGTCAATTCTCGGTGTCGTTGCGCTTGCGATAACGGTAGGGTTAGCAGCGGCGACACCACTTTTATGCCACGATCCAAACGACGCTGCATTCTTCTGGAAGGTTATCGTTGTACTCGGGATTAACGCGGCAATCAGTTTTCCCGTCAGGGTGTACACCGGGATTCTTGAGTCAGAACTTCGATTCGACGTCCAATCTGGGCTAGACTTTCTCGGATTAGTGCTTCGTACCGGATTGATAACGTGGGCCGTGCTGAGCGGAGGTGGGTTGCTCGCCCTGGCTTTAGCCTCTCTCGTCGGTGCGATCCCAATCGTGGTGCTTCAGGTTGCTCTGGCGCGACGAGAATCTCCTTGGGCTCGCATCAGCCGTACACCATTCGACCGCAAGCGATCAAAGGCATTTCTTTCCTACAGCATCTATACATTCATTGCAACTTCAGCCGATACGCTGCGCTATCAACTCGATCCACTAGTGATTTCAGCGTTCATTGGGCTGGTCGCCGTTACCCATTATCGGATCGCAGGTGTTTTTGCGAGGTATTATGTCGAGGCGCTTCTGGCATTGATGAGGTTGTTCCAACCTCTCCTCAGCCGGCATCACGGTGCTGGAGACGACGAGGCCGTTGAGCGAGTTTTTTACTTCGCCACAAAAGTGACGCTTTCTGTATCTGTATTCATTTGCGCTGTGGTCATTGCCTACGGAAAGCCATTCATTGCGCTATGGATGGGCGTGAAATATCAAGACGCTTATCCAGCAATGGTTGTCCTTTCGATTGCGGTCTTCCTCGACGTCTGCCAAAGCCCGTCGGTGGGGTTGCTCTATTCAACGTTCAATCATAAGTACTACACCTACATGAATCTGGCAGAAGGGCTCCTGAATCTTGCCTTCAGCATTGCGTTGGTTCGTCCTATGGGAATTCTTGGTGTGGCGACGGGCACGTTGGCAGGGGCCCTTGCTATTAGGGTCGTTGTTCAGCCGATTGTCGTGTGTAAGTCGAGCCACATATCTTACCCCGTTTATGTCCGATTTTTGGCAGGCAATATACTGCGATTTGGGGTATTGATGGGGGTATCCTTACTCATCCTGGCCTCGCATAGCGTTTCGAGCTACACATGGCTGGTGGGATTAGTCTCTGTCACAACCAGCGTATACGCGGCCGGATGCTGGATCTTTGGATTTAGTGGATCAGAGCGCGGCCAGGTAACCAAAGCAATCAGTTATCGAAGACAGAACCGCTTCACCCCGATTACTCCGGCAGCAGCCGAAGAATAA
- a CDS encoding nucleotide sugar dehydrogenase: MRVSIFGLGYVGTVSAGCMASEGHEVVGVDLVPAKVDLINRGQSPIIEKDIGQIIEAEVKRGNLRATSDVAAAISATDLSFVCVGTPSQPNGNLDLRYIRRICEQIGDALKNKLSRHVVVIRSTILPGTMRGIIIPILEEFSGKKAGVDFGVGNNPEFLREGSAVKDFRLPPKTVIGELDGSCGEMLVDLYSRIDAPFIKTDLETAEMIKYVDNSWHALKIGFANEIGSLCKSFGIDSHAVMNIFCQDRKLNISSSYLTPGFAFGGSCLPKDLRAISHQAKMHDLQLPILTSILPSNEIQIARGLQMIIDSGHMRVGILGFSFKAGTDDLRESPVIEVIERLIGKGFDLRIYDKNVNLASLVGANRDFILNRIPHISKLMVADVATVLKHAQTVVIGNNDPEFEHVPGQLSDSQHLIDFVRITEGKSGNGSYDGICW, from the coding sequence GTGAGAGTTAGTATTTTCGGGCTGGGTTATGTAGGAACTGTTTCGGCTGGATGTATGGCGTCAGAAGGCCATGAGGTGGTAGGAGTGGATTTGGTCCCAGCCAAGGTGGATTTGATCAACCGAGGACAGTCACCAATTATTGAGAAGGACATCGGCCAGATTATTGAAGCCGAAGTAAAGCGGGGAAACTTGCGGGCAACAAGTGACGTCGCGGCGGCAATCTCCGCGACAGACTTGTCGTTTGTATGCGTGGGTACGCCAAGCCAGCCAAATGGCAATCTTGACCTGCGTTACATTCGCCGAATCTGCGAACAGATCGGAGATGCGTTAAAGAATAAATTGTCGCGTCACGTCGTCGTAATCCGTAGCACGATTCTTCCTGGCACAATGCGTGGCATCATCATCCCTATATTGGAGGAATTTTCTGGAAAGAAGGCAGGCGTAGATTTCGGGGTGGGCAATAATCCTGAGTTCCTGCGAGAGGGTTCGGCAGTGAAGGACTTCCGCTTGCCGCCCAAAACTGTGATTGGTGAGCTCGATGGATCTTGTGGGGAGATGCTCGTCGACCTTTACAGCCGAATCGATGCGCCGTTCATCAAAACCGATTTAGAGACCGCAGAGATGATCAAGTATGTCGATAACAGTTGGCATGCGCTGAAGATAGGTTTCGCCAATGAAATCGGAAGTCTATGCAAGTCATTTGGCATTGATTCACACGCAGTTATGAACATTTTCTGCCAGGATCGAAAGCTCAATATCTCATCATCTTACTTGACGCCAGGCTTCGCATTCGGAGGATCGTGCCTTCCAAAGGATTTGCGTGCGATCTCGCATCAGGCCAAAATGCACGACCTGCAACTTCCAATTCTCACTTCAATCCTTCCCAGCAACGAGATCCAGATTGCGCGAGGACTGCAGATGATTATTGATAGCGGGCACATGCGGGTGGGCATTCTAGGCTTTAGTTTCAAGGCTGGAACAGACGATCTGCGGGAAAGCCCCGTCATTGAGGTAATAGAGCGGCTCATCGGTAAGGGCTTTGATCTACGCATCTACGACAAAAATGTGAACTTAGCTAGTCTTGTTGGTGCGAACCGGGACTTTATTCTCAATCGTATACCGCATATCTCTAAACTAATGGTTGCCGACGTCGCTACTGTGTTGAAGCATGCGCAGACTGTGGTGATTGGGAATAACGATCCTGAATTCGAACACGTTCCGGGCCAGCTCTCTGACAGCCAACATCTAATTGATTTTGTGCGGATAACCGAAGGGAAGAGCGGAAATGGTAGCTATGATGGCATTTGTTGGTGA